In Sphingobacteriales bacterium, a single genomic region encodes these proteins:
- a CDS encoding zinc-dependent peptidase: protein MNTTATYYILSEQQRTVLQDYFLFYNLLEESQKSIFEQRLAQFINIKHIKAAGFNLAEEIRILIAATAIKLTWGLDYYLFPHFHTVLVQAMLYYSNATQQFHYGEVRTDGIVVVNWQSLLQNLQQPELNYNITLHYFIHALYWEHHLSPVKVFAVQPENLLHWQRFAIGRINQERIGFPSSNAAYLESNFLNLFTACAEAFFETPLQLRTASPDVYRILMQIFNQDTLSMFVYSFVYAVIIRMLNECSFGFFEGMNLKQLAK, encoded by the coding sequence ATGAACACAACAGCTACTTATTATATCCTATCCGAACAACAACGCACTGTATTGCAGGATTATTTCCTGTTTTACAATTTATTGGAAGAGAGCCAAAAAAGCATTTTTGAGCAGCGGCTGGCGCAATTTATCAATATAAAACACATCAAGGCGGCGGGGTTTAATTTGGCTGAAGAAATACGCATATTGATAGCTGCCACCGCCATCAAGCTCACCTGGGGCTTGGATTATTATCTTTTTCCGCATTTTCATACGGTGTTGGTGCAGGCGATGCTGTATTATTCCAATGCCACACAGCAATTTCACTACGGCGAAGTGCGCACCGATGGTATTGTGGTCGTTAATTGGCAGAGTTTGCTCCAAAATCTTCAGCAGCCCGAACTCAACTACAACATCACCCTCCATTATTTTATTCACGCTTTATACTGGGAGCACCATTTGAGTCCTGTTAAAGTATTTGCGGTACAGCCCGAAAATTTATTGCATTGGCAGCGTTTTGCGATAGGACGTATCAATCAGGAGCGCATCGGTTTTCCTTCTTCCAATGCTGCTTATTTGGAGAGCAACTTTTTAAATTTGTTTACAGCCTGTGCCGAAGCCTTTTTTGAAACACCACTTCAATTGCGCACCGCCAGTCCCGATGTATATCGTATTTTGATGCAGATTTTCAATCAGGATACTTTGAGTATGTTTGTATATTCGTTTGTATATGCAGTAATTATACGCATGCTAAATGAATGTTCGTTTGGCTTTTTTGAAGGAATGAATCTAAAACAACTAGCCAAATAG
- a CDS encoding phosphoenolpyruvate kinase encodes MCNYPFRLAQKEALFSNLKAANTAFQKIYPGDRSERQPVHTLYGGANLFKSNSAQVLAERALEVFHTYSPDFVTFGKIFALEGSSAFSDGRSAAAWKAEYEALTPESRRAHPARLSYEVYEKVVRKLKTEAIEDFRIDFEDGYGNRSNEEEDECAAFAAQEVAKGMREGTLSPFIGIRIKPFTEEMKERGLRTLDIFLSTLVAHTQGALPDNFVVMLPKVTIPEQVSTLVACFEILEKMLHLPANSLKMEMMVETTQSIMDSDGTNPLYRFVKASKGRCIAMHFGTYDYTASCSITAMYQEMDHPVCDFAHHMTKVALAHTGIWLSDGATNTMPIGPHRGDALTPEQQHENTAVVHRAWKKGYDHIRHSLWHGYYQGWDLNPAQFPMRYAAVFAFFLESYDDAVARLKTFVEKAARATLIGDVFDDAATGQGLLNYFLRALNSGAISEEEVLRTGLTLDEIRSRSFKKILENRKQ; translated from the coding sequence ATATGCAATTATCCATTCCGGCTTGCCCAAAAAGAAGCTTTGTTCAGCAATCTCAAAGCAGCGAATACCGCTTTTCAAAAAATCTATCCGGGCGACCGCAGCGAGCGGCAGCCTGTACATACGCTGTATGGCGGAGCTAATTTATTCAAATCTAACTCTGCCCAAGTGCTTGCCGAGCGTGCTTTGGAGGTGTTTCATACTTATAGCCCCGACTTTGTCACTTTCGGAAAAATATTTGCTTTGGAAGGAAGCTCCGCTTTTTCAGATGGTCGCAGTGCCGCCGCGTGGAAAGCCGAATACGAAGCCCTCACACCCGAATCACGCCGCGCCCACCCCGCGCGTTTGAGCTACGAAGTATATGAAAAAGTAGTGCGCAAGCTAAAAACCGAAGCCATTGAAGATTTTCGGATTGATTTTGAAGATGGCTACGGCAACCGCAGTAACGAAGAAGAAGACGAATGTGCGGCATTTGCGGCACAAGAAGTAGCCAAAGGTATGCGCGAAGGCACTTTGTCGCCTTTTATCGGTATTCGTATCAAGCCGTTTACGGAAGAAATGAAAGAGCGCGGTTTGCGCACATTAGATATTTTTCTCAGCACACTCGTTGCCCACACACAAGGTGCATTGCCGGATAATTTTGTGGTGATGTTGCCCAAAGTTACCATTCCCGAACAAGTGAGCACGCTGGTAGCCTGTTTTGAAATTTTGGAAAAAATGCTGCACCTGCCCGCCAACAGCCTGAAAATGGAAATGATGGTAGAAACCACCCAATCTATTATGGACAGCGATGGCACAAACCCTTTGTATCGTTTTGTTAAAGCCTCCAAAGGGCGTTGTATTGCCATGCACTTTGGCACTTACGATTATACAGCTTCGTGCAGCATTACGGCAATGTATCAGGAAATGGATCATCCGGTATGCGATTTTGCGCACCACATGACCAAAGTGGCTTTGGCGCACACGGGTATTTGGCTCTCGGACGGTGCTACCAACACCATGCCCATCGGACCGCATCGCGGCGATGCCCTTACGCCGGAGCAGCAGCACGAAAATACGGCAGTGGTGCACCGTGCTTGGAAAAAAGGCTACGACCATATCCGCCATTCGCTGTGGCACGGCTACTATCAGGGCTGGGATTTGAATCCCGCTCAGTTTCCGATGCGTTATGCGGCGGTCTTTGCTTTCTTTTTGGAAAGTTATGACGATGCCGTAGCGCGTTTGAAGACTTTTGTAGAAAAAGCTGCCCGCGCCACCCTCATCGGTGATGTGTTTGATGATGCTGCCACCGGACAGGGACTGCTCAATTATTTTTTGCGGGCACTCAACAGTGGAGCTATCAGCGAAGAAGAAGTATTACGTACCGGACTTACTTTAGATGAAATACGCAGCCGTTCTTTTAAAAAGATTTTAGAAAACCGCAAGCAGTAA